In the Desulfolucanica intricata genome, GGTATATTTTATGGCCCTTGGCCGTCTGGCCATTAGTTCCAAGTAAGGCGCCCACTGCATGGATTCATTCTGCTGCCCGTATAGTCGGGGGTGTTTGATAATTTGGTTATATTTATCATCAAGCAGTGTGACTTCAAAAGCGCCGGCCTTTAACCATATTTGACGGCAGGCAAAGGCTGGTGTGCTGGAGTATCTTTTATTGTCGTATCGTACTTTGCCATATTTATCTGCTTTTACGCGCTCCAACCGGTATACTTCGTAGGGTACTGCCGGCAGCTGGTTTAGTGCTTTTTTGTCTTCTTCAAAGAGCTGAGCAATAGTGCCATGCTTTTTATAATGGTTCCGCTGCATATCTTCATCGCACTTTTTAAGCAGTTGCTGGTTAAATTCCCGGATATCATTGAATTCCGGTATGGGTACCAGGTGGTTTCGCCTTGAATAGCCGACTTTGTTTTCAACCGAGCCCTTTTCATGACCACTATCTGGATTCGTCAGGTTGCTAAGGAAGTTATAGTGGAGCAT is a window encoding:
- a CDS encoding Mu transposase domain-containing protein: MLHYNFLSNLTNPDSGHEKGSVENKVGYSRRNHLVPIPEFNDIREFNQQLLKKCDEDMQRNHYKKHGTIAQLFEEDKKALNQLPAVPYEVYRLERVKADKYGKVRYDNKRYSSTPAFACRQIWLKAGAFEVTLLDDKYNQIIKHPRLYGQQNESMQWAPYLELMARRPRAIKYTSFFKELPLKLQDYLAKCDLAAQRAALQVLTRMTKNSDLQIATNAFMDTLERGLSDPDSIWSN